The following coding sequences are from one Arthrobacter sp. 24S4-2 window:
- a CDS encoding cell wall metabolism sensor histidine kinase WalK → MSGNLTWDIASGRILFFRRAFHEYSLRGRVALSQMPLSITAGLTAALVLLFFPETLGNPLFLTFLATQALLLILCFAVPWERLPFETFLVIPLLDFVSIALGREGGQESLTGISLLSVFPVIWLCASGVYPRTALLMSFLAPLGIIWVPLFIRGDVTGQDLAKSLLLPVMTLGIGVSVSVLTLSMVRQQRDLEEKDAQLRIALKDSKRQEGLLNSVLETVHLGVLAVDADGNDILMNRKQRANHRLAAPAGNSDPNESQLLVFQPDRTTEVPVESRPVRRAVNGENFTDNLVWLGSGSEQRAITTSARAMKDHDGTFAGSVIVFSDVTDLVNALAAKDDFVANVSHEFRTPLTSILGYVELLLDEGDELPESNVEPLQIIRRNAERLLGLVSDLLASRNGQLIVSPQAVDVAELVRASVSAALPRAAEANVDLRADTPARLDAHVDSARMSQVLDNLVSNAIKYSPNGGDVVVSLGSEGNHLVCRVSDTGMGMSEKDQGEVFTKFFRTGNVRNTSIPGVGLGLSISKAIVEAHGGTIQLRSALGHGTTFTVRVPV, encoded by the coding sequence ATGAGCGGCAACCTCACGTGGGACATTGCATCCGGCCGGATACTGTTCTTCCGCCGGGCCTTCCACGAGTACTCGCTGCGGGGGCGGGTGGCACTGAGCCAGATGCCGCTGTCCATCACCGCAGGGCTCACCGCAGCGTTAGTGCTGTTGTTTTTCCCGGAAACTTTGGGGAATCCCCTCTTCCTGACATTCCTGGCCACGCAGGCCCTGCTTCTGATACTTTGCTTCGCCGTTCCCTGGGAGCGGTTGCCCTTCGAAACCTTTCTGGTGATTCCGCTACTGGATTTCGTTTCCATCGCACTGGGGCGTGAAGGCGGACAAGAGAGCCTGACTGGCATCAGCCTGCTGTCCGTATTTCCGGTCATCTGGCTGTGCGCGTCGGGGGTGTATCCCCGCACGGCCCTCCTCATGTCGTTCCTCGCGCCGTTGGGCATCATCTGGGTGCCCCTGTTCATTCGCGGCGACGTCACCGGCCAGGACTTGGCGAAGTCCCTGCTGTTGCCGGTGATGACGCTGGGCATCGGCGTGTCAGTGAGCGTGCTGACGCTCAGCATGGTCCGCCAGCAGCGCGACCTGGAGGAAAAGGATGCGCAGCTGCGGATCGCCTTGAAGGACAGCAAACGGCAGGAGGGGCTGCTGAATTCGGTGCTGGAAACCGTTCACCTGGGCGTCCTGGCTGTGGACGCGGACGGGAATGACATCCTGATGAACCGGAAACAGCGCGCGAACCACAGACTCGCCGCACCGGCGGGAAACTCCGATCCCAACGAATCCCAGCTCCTGGTTTTCCAGCCGGACCGGACCACGGAGGTTCCGGTGGAGTCGCGGCCTGTCCGGCGCGCGGTGAACGGCGAGAACTTTACGGACAACCTAGTGTGGCTGGGCAGCGGCAGTGAACAGCGCGCCATCACCACCAGCGCACGCGCCATGAAGGACCACGACGGTACGTTCGCCGGCTCTGTCATTGTGTTCAGCGACGTCACCGACCTGGTCAATGCCCTGGCGGCGAAGGATGACTTTGTCGCCAACGTTTCGCACGAATTCCGGACGCCGCTGACCTCGATCCTGGGCTACGTGGAACTGCTGCTGGATGAAGGGGACGAGTTGCCGGAATCGAATGTAGAACCGCTGCAGATCATTCGCCGGAACGCGGAGCGGCTGCTGGGCCTGGTATCGGATCTGCTGGCCAGCCGGAACGGCCAGCTCATTGTGAGCCCGCAGGCCGTTGATGTGGCCGAACTGGTACGGGCCAGCGTCAGCGCCGCACTCCCCCGCGCCGCCGAAGCCAACGTGGACCTCCGCGCGGACACCCCGGCGCGCCTGGATGCGCACGTGGATTCCGCCCGTATGTCCCAGGTGCTGGACAACCTGGTTTCCAACGCGATCAAGTATTCACCCAACGGCGGCGACGTGGTGGTGTCTCTCGGATCGGAAGGAAACCACCTCGTGTGCCGGGTGAGCGACACGGGAATGGGCATGAGCGAAAAGGACCAGGGGGAAGTGTTTACCAAGTTCTTCCGGACCGGCAACGTGCGGAACACCTCGATCCCGGGAGTGGGGCTGGGCCTGTCCATCAGCAAGGCCATTGTTGAAGCACACGGCGGCACCATCCAGCTGCGGAGCGCCCTGGGACACGGAACCACCTTCACCGTTCGGGTCCCGGTCTAG
- a CDS encoding thioesterase family protein, with protein sequence MRWSDMDAYGHINNVQIVRMLEEARIAAFGPPRGAGLPGVEPKVSLFNDVEEGTMALVVEHKVRYVRTLEYRNVPAVVQLWIGAVKGASFDIHYLVQDPVTREDCVKATTHLAFVDEGTGRVLRLTPEQKERLTPFVA encoded by the coding sequence ATGCGCTGGAGCGACATGGACGCGTACGGACATATCAACAATGTGCAGATCGTCCGGATGCTGGAGGAAGCCCGCATCGCGGCTTTCGGGCCGCCCCGCGGTGCCGGACTGCCCGGAGTCGAGCCCAAGGTGTCCCTCTTCAACGACGTGGAGGAGGGCACCATGGCCTTGGTAGTGGAGCACAAAGTCCGCTACGTAAGGACGCTCGAGTATCGGAATGTTCCGGCCGTGGTCCAGTTGTGGATCGGTGCCGTGAAGGGCGCCAGCTTCGACATCCACTACTTGGTGCAGGATCCCGTGACCCGCGAGGACTGCGTCAAGGCCACCACGCACCTGGCATTCGTGGACGAGGGCACCGGCCGGGTGCTGCGCCTGACACCCGAACAGAAGGAACGGCTCACGCCGTTCGTGGCCTGA
- a CDS encoding PLDc N-terminal domain-containing protein, producing the protein MAPKKKKKTWKEMPPLARAGTIVAAAVQLSLLIAAQRDISRRPAEQIRGSKAMWRMVTLINFVGPGSYFAFGRKNLPAAR; encoded by the coding sequence ATGGCCCCCAAGAAAAAGAAGAAGACCTGGAAAGAAATGCCCCCGCTGGCGCGGGCGGGGACCATCGTGGCGGCCGCCGTGCAGCTGTCGCTCCTGATCGCGGCCCAGCGGGACATTTCCCGGCGGCCTGCGGAGCAGATCCGTGGCAGCAAGGCGATGTGGCGGATGGTCACCCTGATCAATTTCGTCGGTCCGGGAAGCTACTTCGCGTTCGGACGCAAGAACTTACCCGCCGCACGTTAG
- a CDS encoding McrB family protein translates to MTPTAKPAMTRAPGISKEIEDAAWFVLGAGLQGKSSALDGRTPTWTTAAASELLERLERGVADSKAPMMTNLRQNLADASRGAKQLAVELLFLQSLPLAHEVKSLKVKRARVAEAASWLEPPLELPEELYEGMTDHGVIRDRTAEFNWTIWDHLKWLCRFVQHVDQQSTNAMTKALKDPLAFHQLTAGTPDDQPAIRRSIEYLAWPSYFEPVVADVERQEIRDAFASLVGGAKGDSEEEVTADIHRIRRYLDKQAGQRIDWYARQLVSQWRKVGDPGRRAWLLRTHHDVKDLLAEWHQHEKVTLDVEHLRLLAPGVTAGLVQHAVDEDYKHLGYVEREDNKTAVFAFLTVMKPGDLVLYQHAGAVRLGGVLGEPEHNDDNRRMRRKVRWFDEAHSMADLPRHVQRQLATPGIIVDVTRVVQALQALLPAEAEAEPDDAAAPAAVVEPVPEGFRPLTEEFAASLHMDLEPLQEIAELLEENRQLVLYGPPGTGKTYLAKHLAAELAGDSTDERVKLVQFHPSYAYEDFFEGFRPDKTDEGQVSFKLVAGPLRRLAEEAAKPGNENKPYFLIIDEMNRANLAKVFGELYFLLEYRDDRIYLQYSPNEPFTLPDNLYIIGTMNTADRSIAMMDAAIRRRFSFIELHPKTEPVKGSLLRFLQARDLDTTPALLLDALNDAIDEWDRDLMIGPSYFMKKAAQTPSGLRRIWKYELMPLLEEHYHGQLNRAQLQERFGLEQLLGRLAAR, encoded by the coding sequence ATGACCCCCACCGCGAAGCCTGCCATGACCCGCGCCCCCGGTATCTCCAAGGAGATCGAGGACGCAGCGTGGTTTGTTCTCGGGGCCGGTCTGCAGGGCAAATCGTCGGCGCTGGACGGGCGGACACCCACCTGGACCACGGCCGCTGCCTCGGAGCTGCTCGAACGCCTGGAACGCGGTGTCGCGGACTCCAAGGCGCCTATGATGACCAACCTTCGGCAGAACCTGGCCGACGCCTCCCGCGGAGCCAAACAGCTGGCGGTTGAGTTGCTTTTCCTCCAGTCGCTTCCCCTGGCGCACGAGGTCAAATCGTTGAAGGTGAAACGGGCCCGCGTGGCAGAGGCCGCCTCCTGGCTGGAGCCGCCGCTCGAATTGCCCGAAGAGCTTTATGAAGGCATGACGGACCACGGTGTCATCCGGGACCGCACCGCCGAGTTCAACTGGACCATCTGGGACCACCTGAAGTGGCTCTGCCGTTTCGTGCAGCACGTTGACCAGCAGTCCACGAATGCCATGACCAAGGCTTTGAAGGATCCCCTGGCCTTCCACCAGCTCACGGCAGGGACTCCGGATGACCAGCCGGCGATTCGCCGCAGCATTGAGTACCTTGCGTGGCCCAGCTATTTCGAGCCCGTGGTGGCGGATGTCGAACGGCAGGAAATTCGGGATGCCTTTGCGTCCCTGGTGGGCGGCGCCAAGGGCGACAGCGAAGAGGAGGTCACCGCCGACATCCACCGCATCCGCCGGTACCTGGACAAGCAGGCAGGCCAGCGGATCGACTGGTATGCGCGCCAGCTGGTGAGCCAGTGGCGGAAGGTGGGGGATCCGGGCCGGCGTGCCTGGCTGCTGCGTACCCACCACGACGTCAAGGACCTCTTGGCGGAATGGCACCAGCACGAGAAGGTGACCCTCGACGTCGAGCACCTGCGCCTGCTCGCCCCCGGTGTCACCGCTGGACTGGTGCAGCACGCCGTCGACGAGGACTACAAGCACCTTGGCTATGTGGAGCGCGAGGACAACAAGACCGCTGTCTTTGCCTTCCTGACGGTCATGAAGCCCGGCGACCTCGTCCTGTACCAGCACGCCGGTGCTGTTCGGCTGGGCGGAGTCCTGGGCGAACCGGAGCACAACGACGACAACCGCCGCATGCGCCGCAAGGTCCGCTGGTTCGACGAGGCACACAGCATGGCGGACCTTCCTCGCCACGTCCAGCGCCAGCTGGCCACGCCAGGGATCATCGTGGACGTCACCCGCGTAGTGCAGGCGCTGCAGGCGCTGTTGCCCGCCGAAGCGGAGGCAGAGCCCGACGACGCCGCCGCGCCTGCCGCCGTCGTCGAACCCGTTCCGGAGGGGTTCCGCCCGCTGACGGAAGAATTCGCGGCGTCCCTGCACATGGACCTGGAACCGCTGCAGGAAATCGCCGAACTCCTGGAGGAGAACCGGCAGCTGGTTCTCTACGGCCCGCCGGGAACCGGCAAGACGTACCTCGCCAAGCACCTCGCGGCCGAGCTTGCCGGGGACAGCACCGACGAGCGGGTCAAGCTGGTGCAGTTCCACCCGTCGTACGCCTACGAGGACTTCTTCGAAGGTTTCCGCCCGGACAAGACCGACGAAGGGCAGGTTTCGTTCAAGCTGGTGGCCGGTCCGCTGCGCCGCCTGGCGGAGGAAGCTGCCAAGCCCGGCAACGAAAACAAGCCCTACTTCCTGATCATCGATGAGATGAACCGCGCCAACCTGGCCAAGGTGTTCGGCGAGCTGTACTTCCTGCTGGAATACCGCGACGACCGCATCTACCTGCAGTACAGCCCCAACGAGCCGTTCACCCTCCCGGACAACCTGTACATCATCGGCACCATGAATACGGCGGACCGTTCCATCGCCATGATGGACGCCGCCATCCGCCGTCGCTTTTCCTTCATTGAGCTTCATCCCAAGACCGAACCGGTGAAGGGCTCGCTGCTGCGCTTCCTGCAGGCGCGGGACCTGGACACCACGCCGGCATTACTTCTGGATGCGCTCAATGACGCGATCGACGAGTGGGACCGCGACCTGATGATCGGACCGTCGTACTTCATGAAGAAGGCTGCCCAGACGCCCTCGGGCCTTCGCCGGATCTGGAAGTACGAGCTCATGCCGCTGCTGGAAGAGCACTACCACGGGCAGCTGAACCGGGCCCAGCTGCAGGAGCGCTTCGGGCTTGAGCAGCTGCTGGGCCGCCTTGCGGCCCGCTAG
- a CDS encoding ABC transporter ATP-binding protein, giving the protein MLVTLIRRYSKPYLPYIAAVIVFQLASTIAALYLPSLNAQIIDEGVSRGDTDYIWRTGGIMLGVALIQVATAIAGVYFGSKAAMAFGRDLRRGVFRKVTSFSAKDVNVFGAPTLITRGTNDVQQVQMLVLMGLNFMVATPIMCIGGIFMALREDLSLSWLVWVSVPVLIAVVGYLVVRLMPLFRSMQTKIDRINGILREQIIGIRVVRAFVREPHETVRFGEANRELTDVSLKIGSLFVLMFPAIGMILHVSTAAVLWFGGQRVDAGEMQVGSLTAFLQYLLQILMAVMMGTFMAMMIPRASVCADRIGEVLDVEPSIHEPVVPVAPTNRTGRVEYRNVSFAYPGAEEPVLSNISFTAEPGQTVAIVGSTGAGKTSLLSLLPRLYDVASGEVLLDGVPVTNLDRSEITGRVAMVPQRPYLFSGTIEHNLRFGKTEATDQELWDALTVAQAADFVREKKNGLGSRIAQGGTNVSGGQRQRLCIARALVTQPKVYLFDDSFSALDVATDARLRRALRAKTADATVIIVGQRISTIADADQILVLDNGRIADRGTHEELLQSSTTYQEIVESQLTAEEVA; this is encoded by the coding sequence ATGCTTGTCACCCTCATACGGCGCTATTCCAAGCCGTATTTGCCGTATATCGCGGCTGTCATTGTTTTCCAGTTGGCATCCACCATCGCGGCCCTCTACCTTCCCAGCTTGAATGCACAGATCATCGACGAGGGCGTCTCCCGCGGGGACACCGACTACATCTGGCGGACCGGCGGCATCATGCTCGGGGTCGCGCTCATCCAGGTGGCCACTGCCATTGCAGGTGTGTACTTCGGTTCGAAGGCGGCCATGGCCTTCGGCCGTGACCTGCGGCGTGGAGTGTTCCGCAAGGTCACAAGCTTTTCGGCCAAGGATGTCAACGTCTTTGGCGCACCCACCCTGATTACGCGCGGCACAAACGACGTCCAGCAAGTCCAGATGCTCGTCCTGATGGGGCTGAACTTCATGGTGGCCACGCCCATCATGTGCATCGGCGGCATTTTCATGGCATTGCGCGAGGACCTCAGCCTGTCCTGGCTCGTCTGGGTTTCCGTTCCGGTCCTGATCGCTGTCGTGGGTTACCTGGTGGTGCGCCTCATGCCGCTCTTTCGCTCCATGCAGACCAAGATCGACCGCATCAACGGCATCCTTCGCGAGCAGATCATCGGCATCCGTGTGGTTCGTGCGTTCGTCCGGGAACCCCACGAGACAGTGCGGTTTGGCGAGGCCAACAGGGAACTAACCGATGTCTCACTGAAAATCGGTTCCCTTTTCGTCCTCATGTTCCCGGCCATCGGCATGATCCTGCACGTCTCCACCGCTGCCGTGCTGTGGTTCGGCGGCCAGCGCGTGGACGCGGGCGAGATGCAGGTCGGTTCCCTCACTGCCTTCCTGCAATACCTCCTCCAGATCCTCATGGCGGTCATGATGGGCACTTTCATGGCCATGATGATTCCGAGGGCTTCCGTCTGTGCCGACCGCATCGGCGAGGTGCTCGACGTCGAGCCGTCCATCCATGAACCGGTTGTTCCGGTGGCGCCCACGAACAGGACAGGACGCGTGGAGTACCGCAACGTCTCGTTCGCCTACCCAGGTGCCGAGGAACCCGTCCTCAGCAACATCAGTTTCACCGCCGAGCCGGGCCAGACGGTGGCCATCGTGGGTTCCACCGGCGCCGGCAAGACCAGCCTGCTGTCCCTGCTGCCGCGGCTCTACGACGTCGCATCCGGCGAAGTACTGCTCGACGGCGTGCCCGTCACGAACCTCGATCGCTCCGAAATCACCGGCAGGGTGGCCATGGTGCCCCAGCGGCCGTACCTTTTCTCCGGGACCATCGAACACAACCTGCGCTTTGGCAAGACGGAGGCCACGGACCAGGAACTGTGGGATGCACTCACGGTGGCACAGGCCGCGGATTTCGTCCGCGAAAAGAAAAACGGCCTCGGGTCAAGGATCGCCCAGGGAGGCACCAATGTCTCCGGCGGACAGCGCCAGCGGCTCTGCATCGCACGTGCCCTGGTGACCCAGCCCAAGGTCTACCTGTTCGACGACTCCTTTTCAGCCCTCGACGTCGCGACAGACGCCAGGCTCCGCCGCGCACTCAGAGCTAAGACCGCTGACGCCACCGTGATCATCGTGGGCCAGCGCATATCCACCATTGCCGACGCAGACCAGATCCTTGTCCTGGACAACGGCCGGATCGCGGACCGCGGCACGCACGAGGAACTGCTGCAAAGTTCCACCACCTACCAGGAAATCGTCGAGTCCCAGCTCACAGCGGAGGAAGTGGCATGA
- a CDS encoding PspC domain-containing protein, protein MTFQDLTQRMFTAIRGTGLSRGPDRWIGGVCGGLAAKLGVDPTLARIVFLVLALLPGPAVTFYVCAWILLPDSTTNHIHLESWLSA, encoded by the coding sequence ATGACGTTTCAGGACCTGACCCAGAGGATGTTCACCGCCATCCGCGGCACCGGGCTCAGCCGTGGACCGGACCGGTGGATCGGCGGAGTATGCGGCGGCCTGGCGGCCAAGCTCGGCGTCGACCCCACCCTGGCCCGGATCGTTTTCCTGGTCCTGGCCCTCCTGCCGGGACCAGCGGTGACTTTCTATGTCTGCGCCTGGATCCTTCTGCCGGACAGCACCACGAACCACATCCATCTCGAATCATGGCTCAGCGCCTGA
- a CDS encoding ABC transporter ATP-binding protein, translating into MSTNEKLPAGQESLPVEDDDFYEEEYKPTEADGDMFGGAPAKKAEHFWPSAKRLMGLLKPESAGIALVLAMVTVAVVLNVVAPKILGQAMDVIFGGVVGKQLPAGVSIDRFVEGLRSQGDTNFADMIAKMELVPGVGIDFQKLSFLISVVLVMYFVANIFTWLQGYVLNVLVMRVVRKLRDDTEKKLNGLPLNYFDTRQRGDTLSRVTNDVDNIQQALQQAFAQLVSSALTVIGIVIMMFIVSWQLALIALVALPLSGVAAGIIGSRSQKLFAAQWKNTGQLNGQIEESFSGHDLVRVFGREADILERFDERNEVLYKASFGAQFVSGMIMPVMQFVSYLSYVGIAVVGGLRVASGGMSLGDATAFIQYSREFTQPLGQMAGMANMLQSGVASAERVFEFLDAGEQDAETATEHLPAKTDGHVEFRHVTFSYSTDKPLIEDLSFNAEPGHTVAIVGPTGAGKTTLVNLVMRFYELNSGSITLDGVDITHLSRSELRAKVGMVLQDAWLFGGSIYDNIKYGNLNATEDQVMEAARATFVDRFVRALPDGYNTVIDEEGNNVSAGEKQLITIARAFVANPSLLILDEATSSVDTRTEVLVQKAMAALRTDRTSFVIAHRLSTIRDADTILVMEAGRIVEQGNHQDLLELKGAYYRLYVSQFAGEDAEETFADDPTAVHS; encoded by the coding sequence ATGAGCACCAACGAGAAACTCCCCGCAGGCCAGGAAAGCCTTCCCGTGGAAGACGATGACTTCTACGAAGAGGAATACAAGCCCACCGAGGCCGACGGCGACATGTTCGGCGGGGCTCCGGCCAAGAAAGCCGAACATTTCTGGCCGTCCGCCAAACGCCTGATGGGACTGCTCAAACCAGAGTCGGCGGGCATCGCCCTGGTGCTCGCCATGGTGACCGTCGCCGTCGTCCTCAATGTGGTTGCCCCTAAGATCCTCGGGCAGGCAATGGACGTGATCTTCGGGGGAGTGGTTGGAAAGCAGCTGCCGGCCGGAGTCAGCATAGACCGGTTCGTGGAGGGCCTGCGCTCCCAGGGCGATACCAACTTCGCGGACATGATCGCCAAGATGGAACTCGTTCCGGGCGTGGGGATCGACTTCCAGAAGCTTTCGTTCCTGATCAGCGTCGTGCTGGTGATGTACTTCGTGGCGAACATATTCACCTGGCTGCAGGGGTATGTCCTGAACGTCCTGGTGATGCGAGTGGTCCGCAAACTGCGCGACGATACCGAGAAAAAGCTCAACGGGCTCCCGCTGAACTACTTTGACACCCGCCAGCGCGGCGACACCCTCTCCCGCGTCACCAACGACGTCGATAACATCCAGCAGGCGCTGCAGCAAGCCTTCGCCCAACTGGTCAGCTCTGCCCTGACGGTCATCGGCATCGTCATCATGATGTTCATCGTCTCCTGGCAACTGGCGCTCATCGCCCTGGTGGCCCTCCCGCTCTCAGGTGTGGCCGCCGGCATCATCGGCTCGCGAAGCCAAAAGCTGTTTGCCGCGCAGTGGAAGAACACGGGCCAGCTCAACGGCCAGATCGAGGAATCGTTCTCCGGACACGACCTCGTGCGCGTCTTCGGCCGCGAGGCGGACATCCTGGAGCGCTTCGACGAACGGAACGAGGTCCTCTACAAGGCCAGCTTCGGAGCCCAGTTCGTCTCCGGCATGATCATGCCGGTCATGCAGTTCGTGTCCTACCTCAGCTACGTCGGCATCGCAGTGGTGGGCGGGCTGCGGGTTGCCTCCGGCGGCATGAGCCTGGGTGACGCCACCGCTTTCATCCAATACTCCCGGGAGTTCACCCAGCCCCTGGGACAGATGGCCGGCATGGCCAACATGCTGCAGTCCGGCGTTGCCTCGGCTGAGCGCGTCTTCGAATTCCTCGACGCCGGCGAGCAGGACGCCGAAACCGCCACCGAGCACCTCCCGGCCAAGACCGACGGCCACGTCGAATTCCGGCACGTCACGTTCAGCTACTCGACTGACAAGCCCCTCATCGAGGACCTGTCCTTCAACGCGGAACCGGGACATACCGTGGCAATTGTGGGCCCCACCGGCGCCGGCAAGACCACGCTTGTCAACCTCGTGATGCGCTTCTACGAGCTCAACTCGGGAAGCATCACCCTGGACGGGGTGGACATTACGCACCTGAGCCGGTCCGAACTGCGGGCCAAGGTGGGGATGGTGCTGCAGGACGCCTGGCTGTTCGGCGGCAGCATCTACGACAACATCAAATACGGCAACCTGAACGCCACCGAAGACCAGGTTATGGAAGCGGCCCGGGCCACGTTCGTGGACCGGTTCGTCCGGGCCCTGCCGGATGGCTACAACACGGTCATCGACGAGGAGGGCAACAACGTCAGCGCGGGTGAGAAGCAGCTCATCACCATCGCGCGGGCCTTCGTGGCCAACCCGTCCCTGCTCATCCTCGATGAGGCAACAAGCTCGGTGGACACGCGCACGGAAGTCCTGGTCCAGAAGGCCATGGCAGCCCTGCGCACAGACCGCACCAGCTTCGTCATCGCCCACCGGCTGTCCACGATCCGCGACGCCGACACCATCCTGGTCATGGAGGCCGGACGGATCGTTGAGCAGGGCAATCACCAGGACCTGCTGGAACTGAAGGGCGCCTACTACCGCCTCTACGTGTCCCAGTTCGCCGGCGAGGACGCTGAGGAAACGTTCGCGGACGACCCGACGGCGGTGCACAGCTGA
- a CDS encoding McrC family protein produces the protein MRHIVLDELSGGVVDKLDAASAAFVNASGLAKASPMGMGLFRIEPVGMVGSVRTPSVQLEVRPKDRLGLSRLLFLLSYAGNQGFREDPVAAVEDSDLWSALAESLAQLADRALGRGVLQGYLTVDESLRTVKGRIRISDQISRRPGMLVPLEVSYDEFTEDIAENRILRAALERMAQVPRVRPDVQSRLRQLKGKLDGVTRLQSGAPLPPWQATRMNSRYHSVLRLSEVILRNASAEAGDGKQQTASFVVDMGQVFEDFVGTALREAMAAHPGEMRLQYNALLNEAVRDSDRLTVNPDAVHLLGGRPVVVYDTKYRAATDQGASLSADHFQMLAFCTALQVPTAWLVYAGAGEMKLRRILNTDIDVVEYPLDLSLPPSDILAAVADLAQQSWGEVVRQAGLNQ, from the coding sequence GTGCGCCACATCGTTCTGGACGAGCTGTCCGGCGGCGTTGTGGACAAGCTCGACGCCGCCAGCGCCGCCTTCGTCAATGCCAGCGGCCTGGCGAAGGCCTCTCCCATGGGCATGGGCCTCTTCCGGATCGAACCCGTGGGGATGGTGGGGTCCGTCCGGACGCCCTCGGTGCAGCTGGAAGTCCGGCCCAAGGACCGGCTGGGCCTCAGCCGGCTGCTGTTCCTCCTCAGCTACGCAGGGAACCAGGGCTTCCGCGAGGACCCGGTGGCCGCCGTCGAGGATTCGGACCTGTGGAGTGCACTGGCCGAATCGCTGGCACAACTGGCTGACCGCGCGCTGGGCCGTGGAGTCCTGCAGGGATACCTCACGGTGGACGAATCGCTGCGGACGGTGAAAGGCCGGATCCGGATCTCAGACCAGATTTCGCGCCGGCCCGGCATGCTGGTGCCGCTGGAAGTCTCCTACGACGAATTCACCGAGGACATCGCGGAGAACCGCATCCTGCGGGCCGCCCTGGAACGCATGGCCCAGGTTCCGCGCGTGCGGCCTGATGTCCAGAGCCGCCTGCGGCAGCTGAAGGGAAAGCTCGACGGCGTCACTCGCCTGCAGTCCGGAGCGCCACTTCCGCCGTGGCAGGCCACCAGGATGAACAGCCGGTACCATTCCGTGCTTCGGCTGTCCGAAGTGATCCTGCGCAATGCCTCAGCAGAAGCTGGTGACGGAAAACAGCAGACGGCTTCGTTCGTTGTGGACATGGGGCAGGTTTTCGAGGATTTTGTGGGGACGGCGCTCCGCGAAGCCATGGCGGCTCATCCGGGCGAGATGCGGCTGCAGTACAACGCCCTGCTGAACGAGGCGGTCCGCGACTCGGACCGGCTCACGGTGAACCCCGACGCGGTGCACCTCCTTGGTGGGCGCCCTGTGGTTGTCTACGACACCAAGTACCGGGCGGCCACCGATCAGGGCGCTTCGCTGTCTGCCGATCATTTCCAGATGCTGGCGTTTTGCACTGCGCTACAGGTTCCTACCGCCTGGCTGGTGTACGCAGGCGCGGGGGAAATGAAGCTCCGCCGAATCCTCAACACTGATATCGACGTGGTGGAGTACCCGCTTGATTTGTCCCTGCCGCCGTCGGACATCCTGGCAGCTGTTGCCGACCTTGCACAGCAGTCCTGGGGCGAAGTGGTGCGGCAGGCAGGACTTAATCAATGA
- a CDS encoding response regulator transcription factor, whose amino-acid sequence MSESRVGLVIEDDHDIRELVRVVLVQAGFDVQVASSGSAGVLAAKELNPAVITLDLGLPDIDGFEVARQIRQFSDAYIVMLTARAEELDTLIGLESGADDYLTKPFRPRELRARVAAMMRRPRATSDSPAEGKEPAGAGNAGLMLTHNGLEFSYEARTVSVDGRELHLTRTEFDLLHALLEAGRMVRTKSELVRRLRDEPYDVGGYISEADERAVEVHMGNLRKKLGDSPQNPRWLQTVRGVGYRLAPAER is encoded by the coding sequence ATGAGTGAATCACGTGTGGGTCTGGTAATCGAGGATGACCACGACATCCGTGAGCTGGTTCGGGTGGTACTGGTCCAGGCCGGATTCGATGTGCAGGTGGCCAGTAGCGGTTCGGCCGGAGTTTTGGCGGCCAAGGAGCTCAATCCCGCTGTCATTACCCTGGACCTTGGCCTGCCGGACATCGATGGTTTCGAGGTGGCCCGCCAGATCAGGCAGTTCTCGGATGCCTACATCGTTATGCTGACCGCCCGCGCCGAGGAACTGGATACCCTCATCGGCCTGGAGTCCGGGGCCGACGACTATCTGACCAAACCGTTCCGTCCCCGGGAACTGCGCGCCCGGGTTGCCGCCATGATGCGGCGTCCGCGTGCGACGTCGGACTCTCCTGCCGAAGGCAAGGAACCTGCCGGTGCCGGAAACGCCGGACTGATGCTCACACATAACGGCCTCGAATTCAGCTACGAGGCGCGGACCGTTAGCGTGGACGGGCGTGAACTTCACCTGACACGCACCGAGTTCGATCTGTTGCACGCCCTGCTCGAGGCCGGCCGGATGGTGCGCACCAAGTCGGAACTTGTGCGGCGGTTGAGGGATGAGCCGTACGACGTCGGCGGCTATATTTCCGAGGCCGACGAACGGGCCGTGGAAGTGCACATGGGGAATCTCCGCAAGAAACTGGGCGACAGCCCGCAGAATCCGCGCTGGCTCCAGACTGTCCGCGGTGTGGGCTACCGTCTGGCGCCGGCGGAACGCTGA